In a genomic window of Amblyomma americanum isolate KBUSLIRL-KWMA chromosome 4, ASM5285725v1, whole genome shotgun sequence:
- the LOC144129057 gene encoding protein mab-21-like: MLVPSDMMGAQSKLLYQLNKFYGERVQTRKAAVAKTLREVCRVVQDVLKEVEVQEPRFISSLNDCNGHYEGMEVISPTEFEAVLYLNQMGVFNFVDDGTLPGCAVLKLSDGRKRSMSLWVEFITASGYLSARKIRSRFQTLVAQACDKCSYRDSVKMLADTSEVRLRIRERYVVQITPAFRCAGLWPRSAAHWPVAHIPWPNPNLVAEVKAEGFDLLSKECATLQGKQSSMEGDAWVLCFLDAENRLLSGGCRRRCLSVLKTLRDRHLDLPGNPVSAYHLKTLLLYECEKHPRELEWDDACLGDRLNGILLQLISCLQCRRCPHYFLPHLDLFKGKSAGALENAAKQTWRLTRELLTNPRSLEKL; the protein is encoded by the coding sequence ATGTTGGTGCCGTCGGACATGATGGGCGCCCAGTCCAAGCTGCTCTACCAGCTGAACAAGTTCTACGGCGAGCGCGTGCAGACGCGCAAGGCGGCCGTGGCGAAGACGCTGCGCGAGGTGTGCCGCGTGGTGCAGGACGTGCTCAAGGAGGTCGAGGTGCAGGAGCCGCGCTTCATCTCCTCGCTCAACGACTGCAACGGCCACTACGAGGGCATGGAGGTCATCTCGCCCACAGAGTTCGAGGCCGTGCTCTACCTGAACCAGATGGGCGTGTTCAACTTCGTGGACGACGGCACGCTGCCCGGCTGCGCCGTGCTCAAGCTGAGCGACGGCCGCAAGCGCTCCATGTCGCTCTGGGTGGAGTTCATCACGGCCTCGGGATACCTGTCGGCGCGCAAGATCCGCTCGCGCTTCCAGACGCTCGTGGCGCAGGCCTGCGACAAGTGCAGCTACCGGGACAGCGTCAAGATGCTGGCGGACACGAGCGAAGTGCGGCTGCGCATCCGCGAGCGCTACGTCGTGCAAATCACGCCGGCCTTCCGCTGCGCCGGCCTATGGCCGCGCTCGGCCGCCCACTGGCCCGTGGCGCACATCCCGTGGCCGAACCCCAACCTCGTGGCCGAGGTCAAGGCGGAGGGCTTCGACCTGCTCTCCAAGGAGTGCGCCACCCTGCAGGGCAAGCAGTCGTCCATGGAGGGCGACGCCTGGGTCCTCTGCTTCCTGGACGCCGAGAACCGACTCCTGTCCGggggctgccgccgccgctgcctcaGCGTGCTCAAGACTCTGCGCGACCGGCACCTGGACCTGCCGGGGAACCCGGTGTCCGCCTACCACCTCAAGACGCTGCTCCTGTACGAGTGCGAGAAGCACCCGCGGGAACTCGAGTGGGACGACGCCTGCCTCGGGGACCGGCTCAACGGCATCCTGCTGCAGCTCATCTCGTGCCTGCAGTGCCGCCGCTGCCCGCACTACTTCCTGCCGCACCTGGACCTCTTCAAGGGAAAGTCGGCCGGCGCGCTCGAGAACGCGGCCAAGCAGACGTGGAGGCTCACGCGGGAGCTGCTCACGAACCCCAGGTCGCTGGAGAAGCTCTGA